Proteins encoded by one window of Cannabis sativa cultivar Pink pepper isolate KNU-18-1 chromosome 4, ASM2916894v1, whole genome shotgun sequence:
- the LOC115712243 gene encoding uncharacterized protein LOC115712243 has translation MGTKMIVQTKRGLSLSSRESSTIEINPDNYEATTLYQWAENNKADINNITIQAPTSQYSPNSSAAKREYVKNNEVTDLVKQLKPTQKAYYWIEAEIILKNINQDFYYMSCDFCNKKLMFYNDNEETDCENPKCGKRCLPTPRARTYVQLDDGTEIC, from the exons ATGGGAACAAAGATGATTGTTCAAACTAAGAGAG GACTGTCGTTGTCAAGCCGTGAATCAagtacaatcgaaatcaatccTGATAATTACGAAGCAACTACTCTTTATCAATG GGCTGAAAATAACAAAGCAGACATAAATAATATTACTATTCAAGCACCTACATCTCAGTATTCTCCAAATTCATCTGCTGCAAAACGAGAATATGTTAAGAACAACGAAGTTACCGATTTGGTAAAGCAATTAAAGCCAACTCag aaaGCATATTATTGGATTGAAGCTgaaatcatattaaaaaatatcaaccaaGATTTTTATTACATGTCGTGTGATTTTTGTAATAAGAAACTTATGTTCTACAACGACAACGAAGAAACAGATTGTGAAAATCCAAAATGCGGAAAAAGATGTCTTCCTACACCACG TGCAAGGACATATGTACAACTCGACGATGGTACGGAAATTTGCTAG